The Chlamydia trachomatis A/HAR-13 nucleotide sequence GATGATTGAGGTGTGAATTTGAGGCGCATGCGCTGCCGAAAACATGGATCCTCGAGAAACAGGGACCTGATAGATTTCAGCGAAAACATCCACGTAATACGCAAAATTAGTAAGAAGGAGATAGGGCTGGAACTCTTGAACGGTAGAGCCGGTATAGCGCTCTAGCATGTCACAGGCGATTGTTTCTTCGCTGATTTTTTTATGCTGATGGGTCATAAATCACAGATATTATAATGGTTAGAGAATCTTTTTTTCTAAAAACATAGTATGAAGATGGAACAAGTTGTTCTCGTGAGGGTAATAGTTGGGCTACTTAAAAGTATAGTTTTCTTTTGCAAGAAAGAGGGAAAGCGTTTGTTTCGCGACATTCTTCTGGACAAAGCTTAGAAGAGAACGATAACATAGATGGAGAAAAGATAACGGGTTAAGCGTGTTATGGTTCGTGTAAGCACTAGTGAATTTCGTGTAGGATTGCGCGTTAAGATCGATGGACAACCCTATGTAATTTTGCAGAACGATTTTGTTAAGCCAGGGAAAGGACAGGCTTTTAATAGAATCAAAGTCAAAAACTTTTTAACTGGGCGTGTAATAGAAAAAACGTTCAAATCAGGGGAATCTATAGAAACTGCCGATGTACGGGAGCAGCAGATGCGTCTTCTGTACACAGATCAGGAAGGGGCTACGTTTATGGATGACGAGACCTTCGAACAAGAACTCATTTTTTGGGACAAACTCGAAAATGTTCGGCAATGGTTATTAGAAGATACAATATATACGTTGGTTTTGTACAACGGGGATGTGATTTCTGTTGAACCTCCGATCTTTATGGAGCTCACTATTGCAGAAACAGCTCCTGGAGTCCGTGGGGATACTGCATCAGGACGAGTATTGAAGCCTGCAACAACCAATACCGGGGCAAAGATTATGGTCCCTATTTTCATTGAAGAAGGTGAAGTTGTGAAGGTCGATACGCGAACAGGAAGTTATGAGTCTCGTGTATCAAAATAAAAATTAGAAGGGGCATTACGCCCCTTCTTCAAGAAGGCGTTCCGCCACTTTCCGAAATAATTGCGAAGGTTCAAGATGCGCTTGAGGCTCTAGGTAGTCTCTAGTCGATTCTGGCATAGCAGCCAATTTCTCTACCCAGGCTTTTCTTTTTTGTGTTTCTTGCTGGGAGATAGCTCGGTCACGAAGTTTTTTTAAAAGAGTCGCTTCTGGCGATAGTTCTAACACTTTTTTTTCTTTCATCGGGAGTCCTTCCAGGTTCGTTATTCTCAAGTTGAGTGCAGAGGATTTATAAAGAGATGGTAGTTTCTTCGATAGAAATGGTTAACGGAGTAGAGGTTTCCTTAAGGTTTGTTAATGCTGCTGTTGCGATTTGATATCCCCCTTCTGGATGTAAGTCTATAATATGAAAGCGTGCATTTGAGGGAAGTGTTAGTGAGCCGCTATTCACTACCAGAGGAGGGAGATGATCGAGTTCTACATAATGATCATGTCCATGTAGATACAAGCGTACAGAAGGAGAATTCATCAGTAGGGATTTTAGAGGGGCATAATTGAGTAAATCATGAGCGGGTCTTGTTGTGGGAGATAGAGGATAATGGTTAGCCACAATCACGTGTTCAGAAGCGGGAAGAGAAGAAAGAAATTGTTCTAAAGCAAGGAGTTGAGAATCAGTCACTTCTCCATTCGCTGTATACCAACCATTGAAGCAAGAACAATCGAGAAGAACTAACCACCATGTGGGAGTGAGTTTTTTAAAGGCGATACGGTGAGTTTGAAGTTCTTTATTAGGAAAATAGGAATAAAACGTTTGTTTTTTCAAAGCCCGATGGGTGTATACATCATGGTTTCCTGGAACTATATACACAGGAGCTACAGATTCAACGCGAGAAAGAAATTCTTTAGCGAAACGGAATTCTGTATCGAGAGCGGTGATGGTCATATCTCCAGTCACACAGACACTATCTGCTTCAAGCTGCTTAACGAGTTGAGGGAATCTCTGAGAGATTGCAAAAGCTTGAAAGGAAACGCCTCCTATAAGTTGTCTTAGAAGTCCCTTAAAGCGTTTATTGAAGCATTGAAAAGGATTTTTAGGGAGTACACAGAAGTGAATGTCGGAGCAATGGATCAGTCTAAAGGCGTGTGAAGGCTTGTTTGGCATAGAGAAGCGATGGTTAATAGAGAACCCGATTTATTAACAAGAGCATACCCTCGGTATGATAGGCGGATAGTTAGTAAAAATTAAGTTTTTTTCTCTTTTGCTGCAGGAGTCGGTGGGGTAGTGAAAGAAGCTAAGAGAAGATCTACAGCGGTATGCAGGGAACAAGAAAAAATATCTAGCACAACATTCAAAGGTGTAATGATTCCTGCAGAGATCATGTCTTCTATTTGTTGAGATACAACATTGAAGCCGAGACTTGGAGTCCCTAGAGAGCAGAGTTTATCAGCAACAAGTTTTCCATCCATATACACAGAGTTAACCAGTTGTTCCAAGAGAGTGCGGCACGCGGTCTGTAAAATCTGAACAGCAGCTTGTTCTTCTTGAGAATGCTCTGGAGAGGAAGAGAGGCTCTGAGTAGCGTAAAGAAGAGCCGCTCCGCCTCCCAAGACGAAACCAGATTCTTGTGTTGAGTTTAGCGTTTTGAGAGCTAATTCATGTAGGGGAGTTGTGTCCTGCTTCACCGGAATGATTGCGATACTGTTTTCTAAGCGATGTTTTCTTTTTTTAAGGAGTTTTCGGGATGTTTCGTCTTCTGCGTTGTGTATAGCGTGATCGAGTTGTCGAACTTTTAGTTTCACTACTTCAGGAACCAGATTCTCACAGACAAGTAAGGTATGATCGCGAGATAGTTCTGCCCAGGTACAGGATCCTAGTAGAGGCAGTTCTATAGGAGGCTTATTAGAGAAAGGCGGCGAGGAAAAGACCGTTGTCCCTGTAAGCAAAGCGATGTCTTCTAACAGAGTGGTATCGGGGATTGTCACTACTAGAACATCCAACAGTCCCGCTATACGGTTTGCAATGCAGGTAGCTAGTGGGTCGGGAGCTATCTCCTTACAAAAAATGATCAGAGGAGTTTGTTCTTCGGAGAATTTCTTGAGTAAGGGCAGAAAAGGAAAAAGACAATGGATTTTCTGATCTGTGACAAAAATTTTAGGAGCTACAATAGGATTTTCATGAAAAGAGTCATGAGGGAAAAATGACGGCACTCGATAGCCCTTTTGCGTTTGTATTCCTTTCACCAGGTGTAGCGTAGAGCCGCTTCTTTGAGATAAAGCAACAGCTCCTTCATGTCCTGTGTAGGCAACGGCTTCAGCAAAAGCCTCTCCAATAAGAGGATCAGGAAGATGGGAACGAATGAGCCCGAGCACTTTTGAAGCATCTTTTAAGAGAAAAGAGTGCGAATGCAGATAGGCGCACACCGCTTCTTTTTGAGAGGCGAGGGCAGAAGCTAAAAGTCGAGGAGAAAGTCCTTGATCGATAAAAGGAATCGATGCCTTTAAAAAGGCTCGTAAAAGAATAACAGAAGAGATCACTCCATCAGCATGACGTTTATGGATCCGTTTTGCTAGAGATCGAGCAAAATAGACTCCAATACGTTCGAAAGGATCAGAAAGTTCTATACGCGAAAGAATATGATAGCCTCTCCCTTTGAAAAAATCTTTCGAAGAAGAGGAGTACGCGGGGCCATAAAACCCCTTTACTATTTGATACGCCTTATCAAGGCCTGTAAACAGTTGATGAATAGTATTGCGATGCATCTCATTGTTGTCGTGAGGCATAGCGGGGTATCCTGTAACGGTTTCTTCATACCTAGAACACTACCAACTCGCCAGTTAGATCACAACGAGATTTAAGAAGGTGGCACCCGGAATCGAACCGGGGATAGAGGCTTTGCAGGCCTCGGCCTTACCGCTTGGCGATGCCACCGGGAGATATCCGAGTGTACGCGATGTTATGAGGAAAAGTCAATAACAGTGTGCATTTTCTGGGATCTTTTTTTTGTAAGCAGGATGAAGAAAAAATTTTTCCTGAAGCTTTTTTATATGAGTGAAAAGCGTTTCTTTAGAGGTTGAATTGATAATGGATATAGAATAATTTTTAAGACTGCTAGTAGAGGAAAGAAAAGAGAATCTTTTTAGGAGATGGCGGGGGAGTGCATCTTCTAAAATCTATTTCTTTGAGATTTTTTAGTTGTTGGTATTCGGCACGAAGCCAAGGGATCTGTTATGCGCCCTATTTTGTTGGAAGAATGGTCTTCTTTGTTATTAGGTATGGAAATCCCTCGCTCGGGGAAGAAAGTGACAGGAGTTGCTATTGACAGTCGACTCGTATTGCCTGGGGACGTGTTTTTTGCTCTTCCTGGGAATCGAACGAGTGGCCACCTATTTTTAAAACAAGCAGCACAATCTGGAGCAGTTGCTGCTGTAGTCGCAAGCGATTATCATGGTCCAAGTTACGGTCTGCAGTTATTGCGTGTGGCGGATCCTCGAGAAGCTTTACGGGCAGCGGGGCGTACCCAAGGAGCTCTTTTCTATGGAGAAGTTATAGGAATCACTGGATCTGTAGGGAAGACAACTACTAAAAATTTTGCAAATCAGTTGCTTTCTTCTGTCTATAAAGTCTTTATGAGTCCCAAAAGCTACAATTCGCAGTTGACGCTGCCTTTAAGCGTTTTAATGGCCGATGGGGATGAGGATTTTTTACTTCTAGAGATGGGAGTTTCTGAACCTAATAACATGAAGAATCTTTTGGAGATCATTGAGCCTACAATCGGTGTGATCACATATATCGACGTGCAGCATGCTATGCATTTTCTGGATAAAGGGGCTCAAGGTATCGTCGAGGAAAAAAGCTTGCTGTTGGAAAGATGTGGGTTGCAGCTCATTCCTAAAGACTCTTCTTGGTTTCAGTTTTTTGCAAAAAAGAATTCTGCAGCAGATCGGTTTTCTTTTTCTATGAGCAATGAAACGGCAGATTTTTATTATCGAGCGATTCATTCCGAAGGAGTCCTTATTAGTGCTCCTGATGGGGACATTGAGTTGCCTGCCGTATTTCCGTATTCTCCAGCGTATATGAATTTTATTATTGCAGTAGCTTTGGCTTGGATTACGAATGTTCCCATGGATCGTTTAGAGCAGGTGAGTCAGTCTCTGTTTTTGCCTGCCATGCGTTTCGAACAGCAAGAGCACAATGGTATCCGAGTGATTAATGATGCATATAATGCTAGTCCTGATGCAATGCTAGCTGCTTTAGATGCTGTTCCTGTTCCTCCAGAGGGAGGTAAGATCATTTTTATCCTTGGGCATATGGCGGAGTTAGGACGATATTCCGATGAATGCCATATTGCTGCAGCTAGGAAAGCTGTGACAAAAGCTCACATCATCTTTTTTGTTGGAGAGAAATGGTTCCCTGTTAGGGATATAGTTCGTGATGCGGATTGCCAGATTGGGTTTTATAGCGCAGTGAGCGAGATTATGGATGCCGTGAAAGCTCTCGTTCAACAGGGAGATGTTGTGTTGTTAAAAGGGTCTCGTAGTTTAGAACTAGAGACTTTATTACCATGCTTTTCGATTTCATAGGTAAAAGATCAGAATTTCTTTTTAGAATAGAAATAGTTAACTTTCAAGTCGCTGTAAGATGCTCTTTTTAACTTGCCTTTTGAAAGCTTAAGTTTAAGATAGAGAATTTCTTATAGGAGCTTCCCATAATAAAACGAGAAAACAGATGCTGCCCCTAACGTATGTTGTGAAAGCCTTTTCTATTGGCTTGTTTTTTAGCCTTTTTTTGATGAAACCTTTGATTTCTTGGTTAAAAAAACAAGGTTTTCAAGATCATATTCACAAAGATCACTGCGAAAAATTAGAAGAGTTACATAAAGACAAAGCATATATCCCTACAGCTGGAGGGATAGTTT carries:
- the efp gene encoding elongation factor P gives rise to the protein MVRVSTSEFRVGLRVKIDGQPYVILQNDFVKPGKGQAFNRIKVKNFLTGRVIEKTFKSGESIETADVREQQMRLLYTDQEGATFMDDETFEQELIFWDKLENVRQWLLEDTIYTLVLYNGDVISVEPPIFMELTIAETAPGVRGDTASGRVLKPATTNTGAKIMVPIFIEEGEVVKVDTRTGSYESRVSK
- the murF gene encoding UDP-N-acetylmuramoyl-tripeptide--D-alanyl-D-alanine ligase, encoding MRPILLEEWSSLLLGMEIPRSGKKVTGVAIDSRLVLPGDVFFALPGNRTSGHLFLKQAAQSGAVAAVVASDYHGPSYGLQLLRVADPREALRAAGRTQGALFYGEVIGITGSVGKTTTKNFANQLLSSVYKVFMSPKSYNSQLTLPLSVLMADGDEDFLLLEMGVSEPNNMKNLLEIIEPTIGVITYIDVQHAMHFLDKGAQGIVEEKSLLLERCGLQLIPKDSSWFQFFAKKNSAADRFSFSMSNETADFYYRAIHSEGVLISAPDGDIELPAVFPYSPAYMNFIIAVALAWITNVPMDRLEQVSQSLFLPAMRFEQQEHNGIRVINDAYNASPDAMLAALDAVPVPPEGGKIIFILGHMAELGRYSDECHIAAARKAVTKAHIIFFVGEKWFPVRDIVRDADCQIGFYSAVSEIMDAVKALVQQGDVVLLKGSRSLELETLLPCFSIS
- the groEL3 gene encoding variant chaperonin GroEL3, which codes for MPHDNNEMHRNTIHQLFTGLDKAYQIVKGFYGPAYSSSSKDFFKGRGYHILSRIELSDPFERIGVYFARSLAKRIHKRHADGVISSVILLRAFLKASIPFIDQGLSPRLLASALASQKEAVCAYLHSHSFLLKDASKVLGLIRSHLPDPLIGEAFAEAVAYTGHEGAVALSQRSGSTLHLVKGIQTQKGYRVPSFFPHDSFHENPIVAPKIFVTDQKIHCLFPFLPLLKKFSEEQTPLIIFCKEIAPDPLATCIANRIAGLLDVLVVTIPDTTLLEDIALLTGTTVFSSPPFSNKPPIELPLLGSCTWAELSRDHTLLVCENLVPEVVKLKVRQLDHAIHNAEDETSRKLLKKRKHRLENSIAIIPVKQDTTPLHELALKTLNSTQESGFVLGGGAALLYATQSLSSSPEHSQEEQAAVQILQTACRTLLEQLVNSVYMDGKLVADKLCSLGTPSLGFNVVSQQIEDMISAGIITPLNVVLDIFSCSLHTAVDLLLASFTTPPTPAAKEKKT
- a CDS encoding metallophosphoesterase family protein; the protein is MPNKPSHAFRLIHCSDIHFCVLPKNPFQCFNKRFKGLLRQLIGGVSFQAFAISQRFPQLVKQLEADSVCVTGDMTITALDTEFRFAKEFLSRVESVAPVYIVPGNHDVYTHRALKKQTFYSYFPNKELQTHRIAFKKLTPTWWLVLLDCSCFNGWYTANGEVTDSQLLALEQFLSSLPASEHVIVANHYPLSPTTRPAHDLLNYAPLKSLLMNSPSVRLYLHGHDHYVELDHLPPLVVNSGSLTLPSNARFHIIDLHPEGGYQIATAALTNLKETSTPLTISIEETTISL